acctcttataatttgtaagttataatacaatatcaaaaaaattttcatgagTTTTGTTGCTgtaatgaatttgaataataaaacaaaattgtataaatctatatatttatacatatattacacattttaaaagttttaaaattttttaaatttgcgagttaataaatctttttttgtaaatatatgataaacaaatataaataaaaaaattattaaataataaatatgtataattttgtcTTAGGGAGGGAAACGATCCAGATGATTATTCACGATTAAcatacagaaaattattggaagaaGTATGCAGATGTGCAAATGTTTTAAAGTCAAAAGGAGTAACAAAAGGAGACCGTGTCGCAGTTTACATGCCTATGATCTTAGAATTACCTATCGTCATGCTCGCATGTACCCGAATTGGGGCTATTCACAGTGTAgtggtaatttttttattaaataattattgatgctaataaaaataaaaatgaaaaagtaatacaataattaattttattaaaaaaattataaatatataaaatatatattttgtttatatttaagtaaaattccttcatataagtttatattactttactgaaaataaattaaattgaagtaaatcttatgaaagtttttaatacaaaGACAGATTATACAAGTtatgtagatatataatacatatacatataaacaaaagttttaaatgatatttattttatattgttatattttatcaaatatatacaactataataatacattactatttcatttttattataataatattttaacaaaatttgttttgatgtttctttataaatatagaaattattgatgttaatatgatacaaaataaaaaatatatacatatatatgtcttaatatatataatcttacataatatatataatcctaatcaaaatcaatatttttaaaatttttaatattgtacatatatttaattagtttGGTGGATACTCGGCGGATTCACTGGCAGAGCGTATCTtggattcgaaatcgaaaattttgattacgaCTGATGGAGTATGGAGAGGcgagaaacttttattattaaaaactatttgtaATGAGGCTTTGAATAAGGCTAAAAAGAATGGTCACGAGGTTGAATGTTGTATAGTAGTGTCACATCTAAAAAGATTGACTAATCCACAAAAtactaaatcaaatatattaggtatgaaaaaaaaattttttataatgatcattattttatataatgatcattaataatgaataatgtgAATCATAAAAATCGAGATAGATATaactaaagaaataattaatataaagaaaaaatatcacagttaaaatattgttcttctattaaattttttcaagattgagaaatcataatttttgcagatgattaaaataaaaaaaagaaaaagaaagaagaaacaatagaaagtaatttttttaaatttatgctaAAGGGAAAACAAATGGAGTGAACAGTGAAAGTGATGGATATAACTATGACATCCCTCAAGTTGCATGGGACGATGATCGTGATGTTTGGTGGCATGAGGAAATGGAAGAGGCTGAGAATAAATGTTATCCAGTTTGGATGAATGCGGAAGATCCACTCTTTATTCTGTATACAAGGTAAACTCTCCAATAAAATAatgagtaattatttatatactttatgttaatatttaattagtatttttaaagCATTTTTGACgatgtgataaaaaataaaaatttaataaaaaaatggattgGATTATACGATtagtttaacttttttaaatggtatcatacttttaatatttcagtattataaattcaataatttactattatattgaGATAATGATACAAATTTAGATTCGATCAATgtaactataatattaatgaaaaattgtttattatttctcattaaatcaaattacataattaaatataaataaatagacttttatgataaataattataaataaattttttgaaaatttttaatgtttataaataaacatatattgatCAGAAActgaaagttttatttcaaacatttttttattatatcaaaaatccttgaaaaatgtttgttaAACATAAAggatatatcttaaatatatatacatacacacacgcgcgcgtgtgtgtgtaaagtataatatacctcgtatgtatataattttatattattttcctttatagTGGTTCCACAGGAAAACCAAAAGGTGTCCTTCATACCACTGctggatatttaatttatgcagCCACAACGTTTAAATATGTGTTTGATTATCATCCGGGCGATGTATATTGGTGCACAGCTGATATTGGTTGGATCACTGGTCATACTTATGTTGTATATGGTCCACTGGCAAATGGAGCTACTTCCATTATTGTatgtttaatgattttttttttcgattaaaaatgaattattatttatattgtaataagttgatcttaataaatttatgatttctaGTTTGAAGGAACACCATTTTATCCAAAAAATGATCGATTCTGgacaattatcgaaaaatataaagttacacAATTTTATACTGCGCCGACTGCAATTAgatcattaatgaaatttggaGATGATTTGGTGAAGAAAcatgatttatcttttttaaaggtaaatttgaattacaaaaaaaagggaagaaaaatagacatttataaaaatatatattatatagaatgtaatttttatagcatcaaaattttaaaataatttattcttttaggTTTTGGGTTCGGTTGGAGAACCAATAAATACTGAAGCTTGGCTATGGTTTTACAATCTTATTGGTAATGGTAGGTGCAGTATATCAGACACGTTTTGGCAAACAGAAACCGGAGGCCATGTAATCACCCCTCTTCCTGGTGCTACGCCAATGAAACCAGGTTCTGCAGTAAGTTTGTATCTTGTATTTCTTGTTATCAAaccttgataaattatataattaatccatttaatattatccttGCTAGACATTCCCATTCTTTGGCGTTTTGCCAGAAATTCTGGATGAAGATGGTCACTTAATCGAAGGTGAAGGTGAGGGATATCTTGTTTTTCGTCAACCGTGGCCGGGAATGATGCGGTCTCTTTATGGAAATCATCAACGTTTTCAAAACACATATTTTGATAGATTTTATGGATTTTATTGCACTGGAGATGGTGagttttaactttaaattcagatgaataaaaatcaataaaaaattatttagctaAAGGATTTCTGAAATTGAGACCAGCATATTTCGCATCTTTTCCAAGTTCCTCTTCAATccttaatatttgattatatttggcTGTTCTTTCACTTCTACAAGGTGCTCCAGCTTTAAATTGCCCAGCAGATAATCCTACAGCTAAATCAGCTACAAAATTATCTTCTGTTTCTCCTTCACAAGCTGTCACGATATATCCCCAGTTACTGATCCTAGCTATTTTTGCGCAATTGATTGTCTCAGTCACAGTTCCAATTTGTGATAATCTCAATATGAGAGAATTAGCCATTTGTCTTTCAATTGCTTCTTCAATTCTGTCGATATTCATTGCAGTTAAATCGTCAGCAACGATTTGCATATCTTGATCAGCTAAAGTAAGCCAACCTTCCCAGTCTTCTTGATCGAATGGATCTTCAATTGAGACTACAGATGGaaattctgtaaaatattctaaGTAATGATCTTTTAATGCTTCTGCCTCCATATATTCATCAGGGTCAGACTCTTCTGTTTTAAATGCTAAATCGTATCCtcctaaaaaaaagatatatttataaatgtcattaaatatttaattcttaaaataattttttttatttagtttttaaatgtatacaaaattctattaaatgttattaaattataacttaataattattatataaaatataaaatattataatatatattttataaattttaatctttactaAACCTTCTTTATAAAAAGCACTGGCTGCCATATccaacgaaattttaattcttccctCGTAACCTGCATCTTTAATAGATTCATCTAACAATAGTAAAGCCTCTCTATCTTCCTCAATTTCTAGAGGTGTAAATGCACCTTCATCACTGACTGGAAGAGGTAATTGAATTTCTTGAGCAGTCGCAATCTTTTGTTCGAGTACTCTATACACTTCCATACCCATTTTCATAGCATCAGCGAAACTTTCTGCtcctaatatatttataatatatatataaggggaaaaaataggaaaaaaaaataatttattaataagaatatatattatatagaatgtaatctttatattagtattgaaattttaaaataatttattctttaatattgaaacttgGCTATGatgttacaaatatatatatttacatatattaaaatatatttaattttaaaagaataaaaatacctATAGgtataatcataaattcttGACATGGTAATGTATTATTAGCATGTCTACCTCCACTAATCATATTAAAACTAGGAACGGGTACATAAAGATCTCCATTTTCAGCCAATTCTGCAATATATCTATACAATccgaaaaattaagaatatattttaattaattatgaatatattttaaagttgattatgtaatttaattttttacgaaattctataaaaattacctATAAACTGGAAGTCCTTTCTTCGCAGCACCAGCTTTACAACAAGCTATAGAAACACCAAGAATTGCATTCGCAcctaattttgatttattctcaGTACCATCTAAACGATTTAACAAGCTATCTATTTCTGTTTGTTGACAAGCTTCcaatttcgatttcaaaaGTTGTGGTGCGATTATATTATTGACTACATCAACGGCTCTGAATACTGAACGTCCATGATACATGGCTTCATTTCCATCTCTTAATTCTTGCGCTTGATTAGGATTTGGTACTAGTACTGATGGCACCGAAGATCTTAATAATCCAACGTCTGTAATTACATCTACTTCTAAAGTTGGATCACCTCTAGAGTTAAAAATTTGACGTGCTTTAACCTTTTGAATAggcattgtatatattatatcaaattcgtttatgtataatatttatttaaagtttgttAAGatctttattatgaatttttatgaagaaagaattgaaaagattctaatataattaataaaagtacaTGATTActactgaaaattttttaatgaaatgaaattataaattaaattatggttGTGGCCATGTTAaacaaaaacaattgaaatttaatatatgcttatttctttttttcaattttttaatgtgaatttaaatagtttcattttcctttctcataaaatgtaaagaattattctttcttttttacttgaaattaatatctcaCATATATATGGGTTTTATATTGAGTTTTATAGTTTTCTATATacattctatatatgtatacttttttttacacataaatgagagtatattttttctaatttcaggTGCTAGACGTGATGCAGATGGTTATTTCTGGATAACGGGTCGTATTGATGACATGTTAAATGTTTCTGGCCATCTCATGTCTACAGCGgaagtagaaaatatattaacggAACATTCTTCAGTAACTGAAGCTGCAGCAGTTAGTAAGCCTCATCCTATAAAAGGACAATGtctttattgttttatcaCACCTAATGAAGGTGttaaatttgacaaaaaaCTTCAAGATGAACTCAAAAATAaaggtaattataaatatataataaaatatataaatataaaatatataaatataaataaatacatgatttaaaaaatctttattatgaaatttcataaatttttaataaaatttttttatatacaaaatataaatatataattataaatgtaatatattatatatttattgtaaaattagtaattattgtaattagtaatttattaatttaaattaataaaattaataatttgaatatatcaaCAGTACGAGAACAAATCGGTCCTTTCGCTCAACCGGATATTATTCAACTTGCTCCAGGACTACCAAAAACTCGATCAGGAAAAATTATGAGACGTGTTCTTAGAAAAATCGCAGCAGGAGATAGAAATGTCGGTGATATATCAACATTAGCTGATGAGAGCATTGTCAATACTCTTTTCGAATTAAGGCcacaaatttaaatcaaatttaaatcaatgtaGCAATTTTCAATGAGAATGCAGTAGTTTAGAAATGAATGATACGTTTCTaatgatcgataaataattgatatatgatttttaatttataattcttgcaaaaagtaaatatgaaaaacatattaaaaatgaattaacatattaatgaaatatataatttatcaaaaaaaaaaagaaaaaacaatttttattaacataaaataacttaaacaatttctaagaataagacttttattttatatattaggatcttttttcttttattaataataatttataatactatgtatgaattattttatagtcaATTATTGTactgtaattatataaatattgtacaaatattatttttaactgatTTTCGTCGATATATATTGTTCATTTGAAAGAtagtttgataaattattatttgtattacttaaaaatgaaaaatttatataaaaaatttaattattatttttttattagtttaaaatataactggATGTTAAAATaacatgttaaaataatattacaaattttatgtatctataaaaaaaaagattaataatcaagttataaaatattttaaaatatctattaaagaGTTGAAATTATgctaaatctatttaaaatttttccaaaaatcaattataattgtatgttAATTGTTACATAGTGATCGATTTCTAGcagcaatattttataaatataaagacataaaaatcgaaagatatGTAACAAATAATCATTGTTAAAAACTTTGTAATGTGTTCTATGATGcataattttaagtaattttaataatttttcttaatttttacaaatataaaaataacttgaaaacttgaaaattttacaaaaacaaattttaattatatattatattaatattccaaatttaaaaatattatgacataaaaatttagtttatttttaaaattttttttaaattataactactaaaatgatttttagatctcttaaacttattttcttaaattttaaatgccttccgataatattcatatatatttttttttatttcaagattattaattttttacaaaaaaatttatttacaattaaaagtaagagtgaaattatatattgcaattcattcatatttaaaaaaattgtgtaaaaagATCTGTAATTCTAttagaaataagatttttgaTCAGTTCATTAATTCAATACTTAATTTTCAAgctttaagaatatataaaatatatttaaaaaagaattataaaaacatataaaaataaattatttaatttaaaaaaatttttttataatataaaatagaaaatttaagtaTACGCACGATTATTAACGCACTTTATAAAAAGGAAGTTTGcattttctgtaattttttagaaggctggttttataattgttacatTGTacctaaaataaatgtaatagagAAGTTGCCTTTTAATGAAGGCATATCACATACATATCATTTCTTGCGGAACAAAGTAACTATAGATATAGTAAGAACATatgtattaaagaaatatataataattatattgtatattatatatatatatatatatatatatatatatatatatatatatatatatatataaattatacaaaataatacaaagtttaaatgtaaatatattcatgttAAAGAATAagtgaatctttttttattattcatctgCTATTAGTTCATAtgcatagaattttttaactttttaattttttttttttagatctcattaaatttgcaaataaatacatatacagtCGCCGCTAAATAACAAGAAAGAActcagttattattatttatgtgaaattattctattaattcattcttttcattttttcatatatatcaattttttctttcaaatcatttcgtacaattgaaaaatatacaatttaaatttacattgttaatatcgaagaaaaattttgtacttTGTCTGCAAAAcacattttgtaaataaaaaattataaaatttataaaattttaaaaatcctttaaaaacttcaaataaattatgaacaaatttattatattatttatataatattttctgtttattttttcatgtaattataatcattttgcaTCATAATTcatggaatttaattattaaatgtaataaacgatcaaataatttttcttctaattattttttcaattttcatcttttaaacatatttttcagatttaaaatgatttaacaaatttcaaacaaaataataattaaaaattaatctgatACTTTATCTATTTCCTTTatctaattctatatttaaaaatgttcagtatattaaaatgttttaattatgaagGAATTActgtatattatgaataaatatttctataaaatccgGAGCGCTACTGTCGCTTTTATTTGTGATTTCGTaacggaaaaatattttttagaagcAGCTGACAAGATGTTAAGGTTACGTCAGTTACAGTTAGACTCTAACCATTGTCATTGTATATACGACGATATAACTTGCACCGGTTTATGATCGAAgtgtaaatttgtttttttttttattacatatttcaaatattttgataaatcatGTCGAATACTGACAAATATTACACAGTCGTTCTTCGATTAGTTTTAGAAGCTGGTTCGGTAagtgatctttttttttttattgaaattaaacaaatgttagaacaatttatattttatgatttgaattattcttgATCTTGCTAACAAgctttatcgatttttatatttcaattaaatttttatttaataaatatattatctgttTTACATGCAGTATTTAAGAAtgcaaaatattgtaataaataaataattattttaataattattttaaaatcagttCATATTCAAT
This genomic interval from Apis mellifera strain DH4 linkage group LG7, Amel_HAv3.1, whole genome shotgun sequence contains the following:
- the LOC409624 gene encoding acetyl-coenzyme A synthetase; translation: MADKLYYPNSELVKKAHCNSFEQYKRMHEKSVKNPTEFWNEIAKQFYWETPAFEDKFFSYNFDLNKGDIFIKWMEGASTNISYNLLDKNVKSGNGEKIAFYWEGNDPDDYSRLTYRKLLEEVCRCANVLKSKGVTKGDRVAVYMPMILELPIVMLACTRIGAIHSVVFGGYSADSLAERILDSKSKILITTDGVWRGEKLLLLKTICNEALNKAKKNGHEVECCIVVSHLKRLTNPQNTKSNILGKTNGVNSESDGYNYDIPQVAWDDDRDVWWHEEMEEAENKCYPVWMNAEDPLFILYTSGSTGKPKGVLHTTAGYLIYAATTFKYVFDYHPGDVYWCTADIGWITGHTYVVYGPLANGATSIIFEGTPFYPKNDRFWTIIEKYKVTQFYTAPTAIRSLMKFGDDLVKKHDLSFLKVLGSVGEPINTEAWLWFYNLIGNGRCSISDTFWQTETGGHVITPLPGATPMKPGSATFPFFGVLPEILDEDGHLIEGEGEGYLVFRQPWPGMMRSLYGNHQRFQNTYFDRFYGFYCTGDGARRDADGYFWITGRIDDMLNVSGHLMSTAEVENILTEHSSVTEAAAVSKPHPIKGQCLYCFITPNEGVKFDKKLQDELKNKVREQIGPFAQPDIIQLAPGLPKTRSGKIMRRVLRKIAAGDRNVGDISTLADESIVNTLFELRPQI
- the LOC102655754 gene encoding enolase: MPIQKVKARQIFNSRGDPTLEVDVITDVGLLRSSVPSVLVPNPNQAQELRDGNEAMYHGRSVFRAVDVVNNIIAPQLLKSKLEACQQTEIDSLLNRLDGTENKSKLGANAILGVSIACCKAGAAKKGLPVYRYIAELAENGDLYVPVPSFNMISGGRHANNTLPCQEFMIIPIGAESFADAMKMGMEVYRVLEQKIATAQEIQLPLPVSDEGAFTPLEIEEDREALLLLDESIKDAGYEGRIKISLDMAASAFYKEGGYDLAFKTEESDPDEYMEAEALKDHYLEYFTEFPSVVSIEDPFDQEDWEGWLTLADQDMQIVADDLTAMNIDRIEEAIERQMANSLILRLSQIGTVTETINCAKIARISNWGYIVTACEGETEDNFVADLAVGLSAGQFKAGAPCRSERTAKYNQILRIEEELGKDAKYAGLNFRNPLAK